A single genomic interval of Agromyces cerinus harbors:
- a CDS encoding NAD(P)/FAD-dependent oxidoreductase has translation MGTTVFERHQPPASVIAHSLENTARSVFWLDDLPEGAVGGRPKLTGDRVADLAIVGGGYTGLWTAVLAKRRNPDARIVLVEAKSIGWAASGRNGGFCEASLTHGDENGQARWPKEMPTLHRLGMENLDAIEAAEAEYGMDFHFERTGMLAPAIEEHQVEWLRDWHAEAVKHGEEGVVFLDQEAVQASVASPTYLAGVWEQRTNAMVHPARLVSELARVAEELGVEIFEHSPVKRLDTPGSTGAVSVITDDGRVDAAHAVLATNVFPSLLKRNRLMTVPVYDYVLMTEPLSQQQLADIGWNDRQGIGDMANQFHYYRLSKDNRILFGGYDAIYNYGRKVRSEYENRPESWQKLASHFFTTFPQLEGLQFSHQWAGAIDTSTQFTAFFGTARDNRVAYAAGFTGLGVGSTRFAAEVMLDLLEGRDNERTQLEMVRKRPLPFPPEPAASMGINATRWSLNRADHNRGKRNVLLKTLDALGLGFDS, from the coding sequence GTGGGCACCACCGTCTTCGAACGACACCAGCCGCCGGCATCCGTCATCGCCCATTCGCTCGAGAACACCGCCCGTTCGGTGTTCTGGCTCGACGACCTGCCCGAGGGCGCCGTGGGCGGTCGCCCCAAGCTCACGGGCGACCGCGTCGCCGACCTCGCCATCGTCGGCGGCGGCTACACCGGCCTCTGGACCGCGGTGCTCGCCAAGCGCCGCAACCCCGACGCGCGCATCGTGCTCGTCGAGGCGAAGAGCATCGGCTGGGCGGCATCCGGTCGCAACGGCGGCTTCTGCGAAGCGAGCCTCACGCACGGTGACGAGAACGGCCAGGCCCGCTGGCCGAAGGAGATGCCGACGCTGCACCGCCTCGGCATGGAGAACCTCGACGCGATCGAGGCCGCAGAGGCCGAGTACGGCATGGACTTCCACTTCGAGCGCACGGGCATGCTCGCGCCGGCGATCGAGGAGCACCAGGTCGAGTGGCTGCGCGACTGGCACGCCGAAGCCGTCAAGCATGGCGAAGAGGGCGTCGTCTTCCTCGACCAGGAGGCCGTGCAGGCCTCGGTCGCGTCGCCGACCTACCTGGCAGGCGTCTGGGAGCAGCGCACGAACGCCATGGTGCACCCCGCGCGACTCGTCTCCGAGCTCGCCCGCGTCGCCGAAGAGCTCGGCGTCGAGATCTTCGAGCACTCCCCCGTCAAGCGCCTCGACACCCCCGGCTCGACCGGCGCGGTGTCGGTCATCACCGACGATGGCCGGGTCGACGCCGCGCACGCCGTGCTCGCGACCAACGTGTTCCCGTCGCTCCTGAAGCGCAACCGCCTCATGACCGTGCCGGTCTACGACTACGTGCTCATGACCGAGCCGCTGTCGCAGCAGCAGCTCGCCGACATCGGGTGGAACGATCGCCAGGGCATCGGCGACATGGCCAACCAGTTCCACTACTACCGCCTGTCGAAGGACAACCGCATCCTCTTCGGCGGCTACGACGCGATCTACAACTACGGCCGCAAGGTGCGATCGGAGTACGAGAACCGTCCCGAGAGCTGGCAGAAGCTGGCCAGCCACTTCTTCACGACGTTCCCGCAGCTCGAAGGGCTGCAGTTCAGCCACCAGTGGGCGGGCGCGATCGACACGAGCACCCAGTTCACGGCGTTCTTCGGCACCGCACGCGACAACCGGGTCGCCTACGCCGCCGGCTTCACCGGCCTCGGCGTCGGCTCGACCCGGTTCGCGGCCGAGGTCATGCTCGACCTGCTCGAGGGCCGCGACAACGAGCGCACGCAGCTCGAGATGGTGCGGAAGCGCCCCCTGCCCTTCCCTCCCGAGCCCGCCGCGTCGATGGGCATCAACGCGACCCGCTGGTCGCTGAACCGTGCCGACCACAACCGGGGCAAGCGCAACGTGCTGCTGAAGACCCTCGACGCACTCGGATTGGGGTTCGACTCATGA
- a CDS encoding cupin domain-containing protein encodes MSDDLRLIAGALTDAPGLVLEHEPVPADQVVAGAPATGYRALDSSEAGEIGVWEMTPGAMRDVEVDEVFVVLAGAATVEFEHPIGDPIILAPGAVVRLEAGMKTIWTVRETLRKVFISR; translated from the coding sequence ATGAGCGACGACCTCCGCCTCATCGCCGGCGCGCTGACGGATGCCCCGGGGCTCGTGCTCGAGCACGAGCCGGTGCCGGCCGACCAGGTCGTCGCGGGCGCGCCCGCGACCGGCTACCGGGCACTCGATTCGTCGGAGGCCGGTGAGATCGGCGTCTGGGAGATGACGCCCGGCGCGATGCGCGACGTCGAGGTCGACGAGGTCTTCGTCGTGCTCGCGGGCGCCGCGACGGTCGAGTTCGAGCACCCGATCGGCGACCCGATCATCCTCGCCCCGGGCGCCGTCGTGCGCCTCGAGGCGGGCATGAAGACGATCTGGACCGTGCGCGAGACGCTGCGCAAGGTGTTCATCTCGCGCTGA
- a CDS encoding NAD-dependent succinate-semialdehyde dehydrogenase encodes MAKYRVQNPATGEIVETFESATDAQIEQTLAAADGAYREWRERSVQERAAAVKRVAELFEERKEELARLIALEMGKSLAESIDEVEFATAIIDYYAVYGPGLITDQEIPSTIPGKAIIEQLPVGALLGVMPWNFPYYQVARFAAPNLVLGNTIILKHADICARSALTIQEIMEEAGVPVGGYQNVFASHDQIATMIADPRVQGVSLTGSERAGAIIGAQAGQHLKKCVLELGGIDPMVVLDADDVASVAKAAWDFRVYNGGQVCNSNKRMIVMDDIYDEFVAELRRLADGLEPGDQLDLGEGQYAPMSTRVAAETVNAQVQKAVAAGATLEAGGVLSDGPGAYYSPAVLTGVPRDSESYREEIFGPVATVYRVHSDEEALELANDCDLGLGGSVFSTDEARASRVASRLEVGMTHVNTIAAEAAELPFGGVKRSGFGREMGPVGIGEFANRRLSFVAK; translated from the coding sequence ATGGCGAAGTACCGAGTACAGAACCCCGCGACCGGCGAGATCGTCGAGACGTTCGAGTCGGCGACCGACGCGCAGATCGAGCAGACGCTCGCGGCCGCCGACGGCGCGTACCGCGAGTGGCGCGAGCGCAGCGTTCAAGAGCGCGCCGCGGCGGTGAAGCGCGTGGCCGAGCTGTTCGAGGAGCGCAAGGAGGAGCTCGCCCGGCTCATCGCCCTCGAGATGGGCAAGTCGCTGGCCGAGTCGATCGACGAGGTCGAGTTCGCGACCGCGATCATCGACTACTACGCCGTGTACGGGCCGGGCCTGATCACCGATCAGGAGATCCCGAGCACGATCCCCGGCAAGGCGATCATCGAGCAACTGCCCGTGGGGGCGCTGCTCGGCGTGATGCCGTGGAACTTCCCCTACTACCAGGTCGCCCGCTTCGCGGCGCCGAACCTCGTGCTCGGCAACACGATCATCCTGAAGCACGCCGACATCTGCGCGCGTTCCGCCCTGACGATCCAGGAGATCATGGAGGAGGCCGGGGTCCCGGTCGGCGGGTACCAGAACGTGTTCGCCTCGCACGACCAGATCGCGACCATGATCGCCGACCCGCGGGTCCAGGGCGTCTCGCTCACCGGGTCCGAGCGGGCCGGCGCCATCATCGGCGCGCAGGCGGGCCAGCACCTGAAGAAGTGCGTGCTCGAGCTCGGCGGCATCGACCCGATGGTCGTGCTCGACGCCGACGACGTGGCGAGTGTCGCGAAGGCGGCTTGGGACTTCCGCGTCTACAACGGCGGCCAGGTGTGCAACTCGAACAAGCGGATGATCGTGATGGACGACATCTACGACGAGTTCGTCGCCGAGCTGCGCCGTCTCGCTGACGGGCTCGAGCCGGGCGACCAGCTGGACCTCGGCGAGGGACAGTACGCGCCGATGTCGACCCGCGTCGCCGCTGAGACCGTGAACGCCCAGGTGCAGAAGGCCGTCGCCGCGGGCGCCACGCTCGAGGCCGGCGGCGTGCTGTCCGACGGCCCCGGCGCCTACTACTCGCCCGCCGTGCTGACGGGCGTGCCCCGCGACTCCGAGTCGTACCGCGAGGAGATCTTCGGCCCGGTGGCGACGGTCTACCGCGTGCACAGCGACGAAGAGGCGCTCGAGCTCGCCAACGACTGCGACCTCGGCCTCGGCGGCTCCGTGTTCTCGACCGACGAGGCCCGCGCCTCCCGTGTCGCCTCACGACTCGAGGTCGGCATGACGCACGTGAACACCATCGCGGCCGAAGCCGCCGAGCTGCCCTTCGGCGGCGTGAAGCGCTCCGGCTTCGGGCGCGAGATGGGCCCGGTCGGCATCGGCGAGTTCGCCAACCGCCGCCTCTCGTTCGTCGCCAAGTAA
- a CDS encoding winged helix-turn-helix transcriptional regulator, whose protein sequence is MATRGARGFGQYGGVARALERVGDRWALLIVRDLLVGPRRYGDLKAGLPRIPTNILSDRLKELQESGVVRRLPTVRGGYELTPLGRALEPVVIALERWGWSVLGEPAAGETVTHDALAVALRAAFRADAAASLPPTEYVLHVADVSVSAIVVGGTLDVVPVGAGALPQPQRRSVFEPVPSAVLELQFDPVALRGVLAGDTTGATVLAGGDGLVERFGLTFRIEPVGPSTDVAAAAA, encoded by the coding sequence ATGGCGACACGCGGAGCGCGCGGCTTCGGCCAGTACGGGGGAGTGGCCCGTGCTCTCGAGCGGGTCGGGGACCGATGGGCGCTGCTCATCGTCCGCGACCTGCTCGTCGGCCCGCGCCGGTACGGCGACCTGAAGGCGGGGCTGCCGCGCATCCCGACCAACATCCTGAGCGACCGACTCAAGGAGTTGCAGGAATCGGGCGTCGTGCGCCGCCTGCCGACGGTGCGCGGCGGTTACGAGCTCACGCCGCTCGGCCGGGCGCTCGAACCCGTCGTCATCGCGCTCGAGCGGTGGGGCTGGTCGGTGCTCGGCGAGCCCGCCGCGGGCGAGACGGTCACCCACGATGCGCTCGCCGTCGCGCTCCGCGCCGCATTCCGAGCGGATGCCGCGGCGTCACTGCCCCCCACCGAGTACGTGCTGCATGTCGCGGATGTCTCGGTGTCCGCGATCGTCGTCGGCGGCACGCTCGACGTGGTGCCGGTCGGCGCCGGGGCGCTTCCGCAGCCGCAGCGGCGCTCGGTGTTCGAGCCGGTGCCGTCGGCCGTGCTCGAACTGCAGTTCGACCCGGTGGCGCTCCGCGGGGTGCTGGCCGGCGACACGACCGGCGCGACGGTGCTCGCGGGCGGCGACGGGTTGGTCGAGCGGTTCGGGCTGACCTTCCGCATCGAGCCGGTGGGACCGTCGACCGACGTCGCTGCCGCGGCGGCGTAG
- a CDS encoding VOC family protein has product MTATSIFVNLPTTDLERSKSFYEALGFSINPLFTDENAACVVLDENIYFMVLTRDYLATFTDKQIIDTKTHAQTSISFTRDSRDEVDAVLVKGLAAGGSEPREAQDYGFMYSRDLEDPDGNILGFLFMEPTAAEQGPDVYMAGQGAAAPSATA; this is encoded by the coding sequence ATGACCGCGACCAGCATTTTCGTGAACCTGCCCACCACCGACCTCGAGCGCTCGAAGAGCTTCTACGAGGCGCTGGGCTTCAGCATCAACCCGCTCTTCACCGATGAGAACGCCGCGTGCGTCGTGCTCGACGAGAACATCTACTTCATGGTGCTCACGCGCGACTACCTCGCCACCTTCACCGACAAGCAGATCATCGACACGAAGACGCACGCGCAGACGAGCATCTCGTTCACCCGCGACTCGCGCGACGAGGTCGACGCGGTGCTCGTCAAGGGACTCGCCGCCGGTGGCAGCGAGCCGCGTGAGGCGCAGGACTACGGCTTCATGTACTCGCGCGACCTCGAAGACCCCGACGGCAACATCCTCGGGTTCCTCTTCATGGAGCCGACGGCGGCCGAGCAGGGCCCCGACGTCTACATGGCCGGCCAGGGCGCCGCTGCGCCGTCGGCCACGGCCTGA
- a CDS encoding PucR family transcriptional regulator, producing the protein MADRREDEAIQTNRPVLEPADDGLPTVREILTIPAVAQGIPEVLSGGDALDAHVRWAHVSDSAGVARLLNGGELLLTTGSGWPTEPAELAAFIGGLVDVGIAGLVLELGVHYRYVPAVVESAAREHGLALVALHREVKFVALTEAVHSRIISVQTAALRARDEVRERFTALALRGSPPDFIVQQLAQTLGAAVVLENLAHEVVAAEVPLAAEIELFTRWETRSRAAHRRHDEQRRLGSGVAADEWLIVPVEARGIRWGHLIALPGPAHPAGRTSVLEQGAIALALGRLADGAADEWVRIGRQRLVDGLLDGRFAGLPAASARIEAAGLPLEGARLFGVVVTGGAVAAAADAAARELGGRALAGAAPESAAAPSATIVVLSLPASRTLDDASLRTFAAALAAGDSAMLDRLVLSIGSEASDLDALLGSVQEAIDLARGPARRSARGPVLRRSDDRPLMRLVTALRDDHRLLEHGERMLEPLIDYDLARKGDLLDVLGAVLAHPGNRTAAASASHLSRSVFYQRLALIGDLLGVDLDDGETLTALHLALLVRRSVVR; encoded by the coding sequence GTGGCAGATCGTCGCGAAGATGAGGCGATTCAGACGAACCGTCCGGTGCTCGAGCCGGCCGACGACGGCCTCCCGACCGTGCGCGAGATCCTCACGATCCCCGCGGTCGCCCAGGGCATCCCCGAGGTGCTCTCCGGCGGTGACGCGCTCGACGCGCACGTGCGCTGGGCGCACGTCTCCGACAGCGCGGGAGTCGCCCGGCTGTTGAACGGCGGCGAGCTGCTGCTCACCACGGGATCGGGCTGGCCGACCGAACCGGCGGAGCTCGCCGCGTTCATCGGGGGCCTCGTCGACGTGGGCATCGCGGGACTCGTGCTCGAACTCGGCGTGCACTACCGCTACGTGCCGGCCGTCGTCGAGTCGGCCGCACGCGAGCACGGTCTCGCCCTCGTCGCCCTGCACCGCGAGGTCAAGTTCGTCGCACTGACCGAGGCGGTGCACAGCCGCATCATCTCGGTGCAGACGGCGGCCCTCCGCGCTCGCGACGAGGTGCGCGAACGCTTCACCGCCCTCGCGCTGCGCGGCTCGCCGCCCGACTTCATCGTGCAGCAGCTCGCCCAGACGCTCGGCGCCGCCGTGGTGCTCGAGAACCTCGCCCACGAGGTCGTGGCCGCCGAGGTTCCGCTCGCCGCCGAGATCGAGCTCTTCACCCGCTGGGAGACCCGGTCGAGGGCCGCGCATCGACGGCACGACGAGCAGCGACGTCTCGGCAGCGGGGTCGCGGCCGACGAGTGGCTGATCGTGCCGGTCGAGGCGCGAGGCATCCGCTGGGGCCACCTCATCGCCCTGCCGGGGCCGGCGCATCCGGCCGGGCGCACGAGCGTGCTCGAGCAGGGCGCGATCGCACTCGCCCTCGGCAGGCTCGCTGACGGCGCGGCCGACGAGTGGGTGCGCATCGGGCGCCAGCGCCTCGTCGACGGACTGCTCGACGGCCGGTTCGCGGGTCTGCCCGCCGCCTCGGCGCGCATCGAGGCCGCCGGCCTGCCGCTCGAGGGTGCTCGCCTCTTCGGCGTCGTGGTCACCGGCGGTGCGGTTGCGGCGGCAGCGGATGCTGCGGCACGCGAGCTCGGCGGGCGGGCGCTCGCCGGGGCGGCTCCCGAGAGCGCCGCCGCACCGTCGGCCACGATCGTCGTGCTCTCGCTGCCGGCCTCGCGCACGCTCGACGACGCATCGCTGCGAACCTTCGCCGCAGCGCTCGCCGCGGGTGACTCGGCGATGCTCGACCGGCTCGTGCTCTCGATCGGCTCGGAGGCGAGCGACCTCGATGCCCTGCTCGGGTCGGTGCAGGAGGCGATCGACCTGGCCCGGGGTCCGGCGCGGCGCTCGGCCCGCGGCCCGGTGCTGCGGCGTTCCGATGACCGCCCGTTGATGCGCCTCGTGACCGCGCTCCGAGACGATCACCGGCTGCTCGAGCACGGCGAGCGCATGCTCGAGCCCCTCATCGACTACGACCTCGCTCGCAAGGGCGATCTGCTCGACGTGCTCGGCGCGGTGCTCGCGCATCCGGGCAACCGCACGGCCGCGGCATCCGCTTCGCATCTGTCGCGCTCGGTGTTCTACCAGCGTCTCGCGCTCATCGGCGATCTGCTCGGCGTCGACCTCGATGACGGCGAGACCCTGACGGCGCTGCATCTCGCGCTGCTCGTGCGGCGGAGTGTCGTGCGCTGA
- a CDS encoding CoA-acylating methylmalonate-semialdehyde dehydrogenase — translation MSITETASSPASAPEVPVIGHWVDGALRASTSGRTASVYNPATGAVQAEVALADQAEIDAAIASAQAGFEVWSGYSIAKRQGVLFSFRELLNSRKGELAAIITAEHGKVVSDAMGEILRGQEVVELATGFPNLIKGAFSENVSTGIDVYSLKQALGVVGIISPFNFPAMVPMWFFPIAIAAGNAVILKPSEKDPSAALWIAQLWSEAGLPDGVFTVLQGDKLAVDGLLTSPVVQSISFVGSTPIAQYIYETASKHGKRVQALGGAKNHMLVLPDADLDLVADQAVNAGYGAAGERCMAISVVLAVEPVADELITKISERIAKLKIGNGAGVDGVEPDMGPLITDVHRDKVSSYVDIAESDGATIVVDGRGFTVDGHEDGFFFGPTLIDNVPTTSRAYTEEIFGPVLSIVRVASYDEGLDLINSGQFGNGTAIFTNDGGAARRFQNEVQVGMIGINVPIPVPVAYHSFGGWKQSLFGDAKAYGTHGFDFFTREKAVTSRWIDPATRNDSAHGGINLGFPQNH, via the coding sequence ATGAGCATCACCGAGACCGCTTCCTCGCCCGCATCGGCCCCCGAGGTGCCAGTGATCGGACACTGGGTCGACGGCGCGCTGCGCGCCTCGACCTCGGGCCGCACGGCCTCGGTGTACAACCCGGCCACGGGCGCCGTGCAGGCCGAGGTCGCACTGGCTGACCAGGCCGAGATCGACGCGGCGATCGCGTCGGCGCAGGCCGGTTTCGAGGTGTGGAGCGGCTACTCGATCGCGAAGCGGCAGGGTGTGCTGTTCTCGTTCCGCGAGCTGCTGAACTCGCGCAAGGGCGAGCTCGCGGCCATCATCACCGCCGAGCACGGCAAGGTCGTCTCCGACGCGATGGGCGAGATCCTGCGCGGCCAGGAGGTCGTCGAACTCGCCACCGGGTTCCCGAACCTGATCAAGGGCGCCTTCTCCGAGAACGTCTCGACCGGCATCGACGTCTACTCGCTGAAGCAGGCGCTCGGCGTGGTCGGCATCATCAGCCCGTTCAACTTCCCCGCCATGGTGCCCATGTGGTTCTTCCCCATTGCGATCGCCGCGGGCAACGCCGTGATCCTGAAGCCCAGCGAGAAGGACCCGTCCGCCGCGCTCTGGATCGCACAGCTCTGGTCGGAGGCAGGCCTCCCCGACGGCGTGTTCACCGTGCTGCAGGGTGACAAGCTCGCCGTCGACGGCCTCCTCACCTCGCCCGTCGTGCAGTCGATCTCGTTCGTCGGCTCGACGCCGATCGCCCAGTACATCTACGAGACCGCGTCGAAGCACGGCAAGCGCGTCCAGGCACTCGGCGGAGCCAAGAACCACATGCTCGTCCTGCCCGACGCCGACCTCGACCTGGTCGCCGACCAGGCGGTGAACGCCGGGTACGGCGCCGCCGGCGAGCGCTGCATGGCGATCTCGGTCGTGCTGGCCGTCGAGCCCGTCGCCGACGAGCTGATCACCAAGATCAGCGAGCGCATCGCGAAGCTGAAGATCGGCAACGGCGCAGGCGTCGACGGCGTCGAGCCCGACATGGGGCCGCTCATCACCGACGTGCACCGCGACAAGGTCTCCTCCTACGTCGACATCGCCGAGAGCGACGGGGCGACGATCGTGGTCGACGGTCGCGGGTTCACCGTCGACGGTCACGAGGACGGCTTCTTCTTCGGCCCGACCTTGATCGACAACGTGCCCACCACCTCGCGTGCGTACACCGAGGAGATCTTCGGCCCGGTGCTCTCGATCGTTCGCGTGGCGAGCTACGACGAGGGCCTCGACCTGATCAACTCCGGCCAGTTCGGCAACGGCACCGCCATCTTCACCAACGACGGCGGAGCCGCACGCCGCTTCCAGAACGAGGTGCAGGTCGGCATGATCGGCATCAACGTGCCGATCCCGGTGCCCGTCGCCTACCACTCGTTCGGCGGCTGGAAGCAGTCGCTGTTCGGTGACGCGAAGGCCTACGGCACCCACGGCTTCGACTTCTTCACGCGTGAGAAGGCCGTGACCAGCCGCTGGATCGACCCGGCCACCCGCAACGACTCCGCGCACGGCGGCATCAACCTGGGCTTCCCCCAGAACCACTGA
- a CDS encoding aspartate aminotransferase family protein, translated as MTDTITAGTEAVHTDRFGTVHPLPDAAAEAQVRAEDRAHVFHSWSAQALIDPLPIAAGEGSTFWDYQGNAYLDFSSQLVNLNLGHQHPDLVAAIQQQAGRLATIQPSMASDVRSELARRIAEVAPGDLDKVFFTNGGADANEYAVRMARAVTGRRKVLSMYRSYHGGTATAISLTGDPRRWANEPSDGSVAHFMGPYAYRSSFHSETPEQEAERALAHLEQLIVLEGANTIAAIIIETIVGTNGVLVPPPGYLQGVRALCDKYGIVYIADEVMVGFGRIGEWFAVNAFDVVPDLITFAKGVNSGYVPLGGVVISQRIASHFDTVSFQGGLTYSGHPLACAAGVATFEVFERDGILERVRDLGSRVVEPRLREIAAKHPSVGEIRGAGLFWAIELVRDPATHEPLVPFNAGGADAAPMAAVAAACKQAGLWPFIHFNRMHVAPPLVITEEELVRGLDIIDEALTIADGYVV; from the coding sequence ATGACCGACACCATCACCGCCGGGACCGAAGCCGTCCACACCGACCGTTTCGGCACGGTGCACCCGCTGCCCGACGCCGCCGCCGAGGCGCAGGTGCGCGCGGAGGACCGCGCGCACGTGTTCCACTCGTGGAGCGCGCAGGCGCTCATCGACCCGCTGCCCATCGCCGCAGGCGAGGGCTCCACGTTCTGGGACTACCAGGGCAACGCGTACCTCGACTTCTCGTCGCAGCTCGTGAACCTGAACCTCGGGCACCAGCACCCCGACCTCGTCGCCGCCATCCAGCAGCAGGCGGGTCGCCTCGCGACCATCCAGCCGTCGATGGCATCGGATGTCCGCAGCGAACTCGCGCGTCGCATCGCCGAGGTCGCCCCGGGCGACCTCGACAAGGTGTTCTTCACCAACGGCGGCGCCGACGCCAACGAGTACGCCGTGCGCATGGCGCGCGCCGTCACGGGTCGCCGCAAGGTGCTCTCGATGTACCGCAGCTACCACGGCGGCACCGCGACCGCGATCTCGCTCACGGGCGACCCGCGCCGTTGGGCGAACGAGCCGTCCGACGGTTCGGTCGCGCACTTCATGGGCCCGTACGCGTACCGGTCGTCGTTCCACTCGGAGACCCCCGAGCAGGAGGCCGAGCGCGCGCTCGCCCACCTCGAGCAGCTCATCGTGCTCGAGGGCGCGAACACGATCGCCGCCATCATCATCGAGACGATCGTCGGCACGAACGGCGTGCTCGTGCCGCCGCCCGGCTACCTGCAGGGCGTTCGCGCACTGTGCGACAAGTACGGCATCGTCTACATCGCCGACGAGGTCATGGTCGGCTTCGGCCGCATCGGCGAGTGGTTCGCGGTGAACGCGTTCGACGTCGTGCCCGACCTCATCACCTTCGCGAAGGGCGTGAACTCGGGCTACGTTCCGCTCGGCGGCGTGGTGATCTCGCAGAGGATCGCCTCGCACTTCGACACGGTCTCGTTCCAGGGCGGCCTCACCTACTCGGGCCACCCGCTCGCGTGCGCCGCAGGCGTCGCGACGTTCGAGGTCTTCGAGCGCGACGGCATCCTCGAGCGCGTGCGCGACCTCGGGTCGCGAGTGGTCGAGCCGCGCCTCCGCGAGATCGCGGCGAAGCACCCGTCGGTCGGCGAGATCCGCGGTGCAGGACTGTTCTGGGCGATCGAACTCGTGCGCGACCCTGCGACGCACGAACCGCTCGTTCCGTTCAACGCGGGCGGAGCGGATGCCGCGCCGATGGCGGCCGTCGCCGCCGCCTGCAAGCAGGCCGGCCTGTGGCCGTTCATCCACTTCAACCGGATGCACGTCGCACCGCCGCTCGTCATCACCGAGGAAGAGCTCGTGCGCGGGCTCGACATCATCGACGAGGCGCTGACGATCGCCGACGGCTACGTCGTCTGA
- a CDS encoding flavin monoamine oxidase family protein, whose translation MDSRAAPGGIGRRTFIAASLSGFATVVLASCTWPEPAPSPLPSTAPPTTAPPAPTNGVPLPTAMRRSRWGAEPFSRGAFSFDSVGSTPQLRRALGEPVEERLVFAGEATDPDRYGTLEGARASGIRAAADLVRLGTAGERVAVIGAGLAGLTAARELVDAGFEVVVLEARDRLGGRIHSTDAPGFDTPVELGGVFTGDDDALLDALHEASVDTVPFTAEVSATTEAGLRVPIPATGPDAVATAQEWAATQPHDVSLAAALTGSGATPLSAVPDDAGVSPADWLAHTINSGIAPSTGAVTSAISAAQFDANRMDQLGDLVTGRLSDLVDALAEPLEIAVSSVVTSIAYTDRRVSLRLDSGESLTADRAVVTIPLGVLKTDTVQFSPTLPLMHQRAISVLGMGMVDTVWLRFDEAFWRTDVAVPPTAPGDDDVDGDSPGLTTPNLLTVVGEFSPVATWVDVGLASGEPILLGLIAAAQATRLEALDDPSFQAEVLEALAPFATATG comes from the coding sequence ATGGACTCACGGGCGGCGCCCGGCGGCATCGGCCGGCGAACCTTCATCGCCGCCTCGCTCTCGGGGTTCGCGACCGTCGTGCTCGCGAGCTGCACCTGGCCCGAGCCCGCCCCGAGTCCGCTGCCCTCGACGGCTCCACCGACGACCGCGCCGCCCGCACCGACGAACGGCGTGCCCCTGCCGACGGCGATGCGACGCTCGCGCTGGGGCGCCGAACCGTTCTCGCGCGGGGCGTTCAGCTTCGACTCGGTCGGCAGCACGCCCCAGCTCCGTCGGGCCCTCGGCGAGCCGGTCGAGGAGCGCCTCGTGTTCGCCGGAGAGGCGACCGACCCCGACCGATACGGCACGCTCGAGGGCGCGCGCGCCTCCGGCATCCGCGCCGCCGCCGACCTCGTGAGGCTCGGCACCGCCGGCGAGCGCGTCGCCGTCATCGGGGCCGGCCTCGCCGGGCTCACCGCGGCGCGCGAGCTCGTCGACGCGGGCTTCGAGGTCGTCGTGCTCGAGGCGCGCGACCGGTTGGGCGGGCGCATCCACAGCACGGATGCCCCGGGCTTCGACACCCCCGTCGAACTCGGCGGCGTGTTCACGGGCGACGACGACGCACTGCTCGACGCACTGCACGAGGCATCCGTCGACACCGTGCCGTTCACCGCAGAGGTCTCGGCGACGACGGAGGCCGGGCTCCGGGTCCCGATTCCGGCGACGGGGCCCGACGCCGTCGCGACCGCGCAGGAGTGGGCGGCGACGCAGCCTCACGACGTGTCGCTCGCGGCGGCACTGACCGGCTCGGGGGCGACGCCGCTCTCGGCGGTGCCCGATGACGCCGGAGTGAGCCCGGCCGACTGGCTCGCGCACACGATCAACAGTGGGATCGCACCGTCGACCGGTGCCGTCACCTCCGCGATCTCCGCCGCCCAGTTCGACGCGAACCGCATGGATCAGCTCGGCGACCTGGTGACCGGCCGCCTCTCCGACCTCGTCGACGCACTCGCCGAGCCGCTCGAGATCGCCGTGTCGAGCGTGGTCACGAGCATCGCCTACACCGATCGCCGGGTCAGCCTCCGCCTCGACTCCGGGGAGTCGCTCACGGCCGACCGCGCCGTCGTCACCATTCCGCTCGGGGTGCTGAAGACCGACACGGTGCAGTTCAGTCCGACGCTGCCGCTCATGCACCAGCGGGCGATCTCGGTGCTCGGCATGGGCATGGTCGACACCGTGTGGCTGCGCTTCGACGAGGCGTTCTGGCGAACGGATGTCGCGGTGCCGCCCACTGCCCCGGGCGACGATGACGTCGACGGCGACTCCCCCGGACTCACGACCCCGAACCTGCTCACCGTCGTCGGCGAATTCTCCCCGGTCGCCACGTGGGTCGACGTCGGCCTCGCGAGCGGCGAGCCGATCCTGCTCGGGCTCATCGCTGCCGCACAGGCGACTCGACTCGAAGCGCTCGACGATCCGTCGTTCCAGGCCGAGGTGCTCGAGGCGCTCGCGCCCTTCGCCACAGCCACCGGTTGA